CCGAGTGCCCGAGGCCGCGGAATCCGGCACCGTAGCGCTGGTCTACGGCCCACTCATAATGGGCAGTAGTCGGACTCATGACTCATTCGTGTGATGCCAGTCACAAAAGGGTGGGTTGCGGGTCATTATTCGGTTATTGACGCTTCTGCACGTAACAGAAAGTGATCCTCGACAGGAGAACGCGAGGCCAGCTCCTCTACGGGTAGAATCATGAGGACCGCAGGAAATGCCGTGCTGGGGACATGCCTCACGGCAGGTTTTCATAAATGCGAAATAGGGGGCCATGGTTTGGATCTTCGCGACTATCTTCGAATCCTTCGCCGAAATTGGATATTAGTTGTTGCCATGTCGCTAGCAGGACTAGCCGTGGGTGGCGGGGTTTCCATCGCAGCGAAGCCGACCTACACAGCTGAAACTCAACTGTTCGTTGCCATCCAGAGCTCCGGATCCGTTCAGGAACTGCAGCAAGGAAACACCTTCAGTCAGGCTCGTGTTCAGTCGTACGTAAAGACAGTTGCAACACCAGTCGTCTTACAGCCGGCCATTGATGCTCTGGGCTTGGATATTACGCCCAAAGAACTGAGCCAGCGGGTGAAGACTTCCTCCGATCTCAACACCGTACTAATCAACATTGAAGTATCAGACTCCTCACCGGTTCAGGCTGCGGCCATTGCCCAGGCTATATCCTCAAGCCTTGTCAATGCTGTTGACACCCTTGAACGACCGAAGGCCGGAGGAACTTCCCCCATCAGCCTCTCGGTCATTTCGCCTGCGGTTGCTCCAACGTCCCCTTCAGGCCCCAATACGAAACTGAATCTAGCCGTTGGCCTTCTGGTCGGTTTGGCCTCCGGCTTAGGGATTGCCGCACTTCGCTCTCTGCTCGACACCCGGATCAAGAGTGAAGTGGACCTCCGGGCAGTTAGCGACGAGCCCCTGCTCGGTGGCATAGCGTTCGAAGCCGATGCTGAAAAGAAACCACTACTCACGCAGGCCGCATTTCAAAGCCCTCGCGCAGAGTCCTTCCGTCAACTGAGAACTAACCTGCAGTTCGCGAACGTTTCTGGTCACGCTAAGAGCTTCGTCGTAACATCCAGCCTTCCTGGCGAGGGCAAGAGCACTACTGCCATTAATCTAGCGATCTCCTTGGCAGAGGCGGGACAGAGTGTTTGCCTCATAGACGCTGACCTCCGGAGACCCATGGTTGCCGAATATCTCGGCCTCGAGCGAAGTGCGGGCTTAACAACAGCGTTGGTGGGCTCAGCTGATGTTAATGACCTACTACAGCCTTGGGGCGCAAACGACCTGTATGTACTCGCCTCGGGACAGATACCTCCGAACCCCAGTGAACTGCTGGGCTCCGATGATATGAGAGTCCTCATACAGCGCTTAGAGAGCGTCTTCGATACGCTGATCATCGATGCGCCACCCTTGCTGCCAGTAACTGACGCGGCAGTTCTCTCCCAACACGCCGGGGGTGTCGTAGTCGTCGTAGGAGCGCAGAAGACGAGATCCCAAGACCTAACCAAGTCGCTAGCAGCTTTGCAACTCGTCGAAGCGAACATTCTCGGGGTCGTACTCAATCGCCTTCCGACCAAGGGGCCGGATGCATATGCCTACTCCTACGCGAACTATGAAAGCCACCGCCCCGCTGATGAAACCACTCCGATGCGAGGCTCGAAAGTCTTCCCGGCCGCACTCGTCAATAACTCTGTGCCTCGCACCCCCCAGACATCAACGAGCTCAGTAGGCGCCGACCAAGAGTCGAAGCGTTCCAGCGTCAGCTAAGAGCAAATCTGCCCGAGCGTAGGGCATCGGCAAACGCCAGGGACAAACAAGGTTCATGCGTGGCTAGTCCATGGGACTACGTGAAACGAAAGTGACTTCAACATGCCTACGGCACAAAAACGGCAGCCGAAAGTGGCACGCACCCTAATCGTTGTGCCTTGGCTGGAAGGCGGAGGTGCCCAAGGTGCCTTGGAGGGAATTCTTGGTCAGCTTCCGGTTCAAGACTCGACATTGCTAATCCTGTTTGGCGGCAACCGCAATCATGATCCAGTAAAAAAACTAGTCCACAAAACGATCGAGCTGGGTCTTCCAAGGAATCCACTGGGAGTCCTGAAAGCCGCCCTGCAGATCCGCGGATACGTCCGCGACAGCAACCGCATATATTCACTCATGCGTGGTAGCCATCTGGTGCTTGGCTTGCTGCCCGCCCGAGCCTTTGCAGGTAGACGTCTTGCAGCCAGCTTCCACCAACTGCCATCCACAGACTCAGTTGGCATCCAAGGCAAGGTTGAAGACGTACTAGTGAAGCGTGGTGTACGGCGTGCCGGACTGATCACGGCGCCATCCAATCGCGCTGTGCGGGAATTGATTGGCGCAGGATTCGGCGACTCGCGGACTGTCAAAATCGAACACAACATCATAAAATCAGTGGCCAATCCACCAGTTCCACCTCGGACCGGCACTTTGGAATCCGTGCGTCTTGTGTTCGCAGGCAGAATCTCGAAACAAAAAGGCCTTGACCGCCTCCCAGAACTACTGAAAAACGTTAAAGTACCGGTTCATATCCGATGCCTCGGCGATGGTGAGGAAAAGCGAAGCGTCACTGACCTGCACAAGAATCTAAATCCCATCCATACCTTCGAGGTCCTTTCCCACGTGGACGATGTGGCATCACATCTGGACTGGTCCGATGCGGTGATCATGCCGAGTCGCTGGGAACTGAACCCCTTGGTCGTTTGGGAAGCCCGCGCACGAGGACGGGCCACAATCGGAAGCCGCATCGAGGCTTTCCAGGACCTCGAAAAGAATGGCCCGATGTGGCTATTTGGAGATGCGAATGAGTTCGAAGAAATCGTATCGACGCTCGCAACTCGACCTGACGTTCGAGTCATGGCCTTTGACGAAGCGTTGGAATCATCACAGAACCTGAACACGAGGAGTTCAATTGTCGACTACCTGGGAAGCTAGCTCACCACGAGTTCTTTTACTGCACGCTTACAGCCCGAAGAACTCCGGTGATGGGCTGCTGGTCGAACTAGCAAAAGCTACAGTACTCCGCGCTTTGGACAACGCAGACTTCCGCGTAATAGCTTCTGAGGCAAGCGCCTTTGAAGGTGATGAATACGTCCAGTGGCGTGATCGCTTCTTGAGCAAGTCCACACGCATTCCCCGTCGTGCAGCGATGTTGGCAACCGGCTTTCTTGGACCCTGTAATGAGATCAAAGAGCTAGCAGAACAAGCGGATCTCATCGTCGCAGTCGGCGGAGGATACCTTCGTGGCGGTAGCATCGGCCCAGCCATCAAGAGCTGGGGCGCTCACTACGGCCAACTTAAATTGGCTGCTCGGTATGGACATAAAGCTATTTACCTCTCGCAGAGCATAGGCCCTTTCAAGGGGGTTTATAAGCGTGCAGTAGCGCGCCAACTGGCCAAAATACGGACGGTCTGCGTTAGGGACGACAGGTCCCTGTCGGAGTTCGCAAGCGTAGCGTCTGTTTTAAGAATGCCAGACCTAGCTGTTCTCGAGCTTGCTCGCCAACCCAGGCCTTCAGGGGTATCCACCCCTTTGTCGGACGACCCTGTAATCGTCGCACGTGAACTTTCGAGGCCTCGCCGCTACTACGAACTTCTCGACGAGGCTAGCAAATCCAAGCAGTTCGAGTGGGCCCTTCAATCGACGGGTGGGGGCAATGACGATCTTCCTCTGACTCAGCGCCTAGGCACAAGAACTCCGCGCCCAATGGCTGAAGTCTTGGCCGATGAATCGCCGCGCATCGTTGTTAGCACCCGCCTGCATGGCGCACTATCATCACTGATAGCCGGCTTCCCTGCGATCCATCTCAGTTATGAACGAAAAGGGTGGGGTGCATATGAGGACATCGGCTTAGATGACTTCGTACTAAATGCACGTGATGCGACACTGGCTCAAGTGGACGCGCTCATGCAACGAATACTTGGGAATCCAGACGCTTTTTGGAGTCTCATCGAGACAAAAAAGGCTGAAATCCGTTCAACGGAGAATTACCTGCTCGACGTCATTTCTTCCGTTGTAAACGGATCACAGCAGTCGGCCACCAGATCCTGGGAGGCTTCGTGAAGGTCCTACATGTCACGGAAGCTATGGGCGGAGGTGTTCAGAACGCAATCTCGAAATACACCCATCTTCTGGCCTCTGACCAACACATCGTTTTCGGACGGCCCAGACCTGGTGAATCTGCGGGTGAGTTTGCGGCCAACACGCGTGTTATCGAGTACAGCGGCTCACTGATCAACTATCTGCTAAAGGTTCGCACCCTAGTAAAGAGCGAACGCCCCGACGTCGTACATATTCACTCCAGTTTCGCAGGCTTGGCACGATTACTGGCACCTACAACGAGCCCGCTAGTCTACTCCCCACACTGCTACGCATTCGAGCGCCGTGACAAGTCACGAGTATGGCAGAAGGCATTAAGGCTGGCGGAGCAGATCCTGGCCGTCCGTCCACAGACCTTGGTTGCAGTCAGTCCGCACGAGGCCAGACTGGGTTCACTGCTCAACTCTCGCATGCCTGTTCATTTCGTGCCCAACGCAGTTCCCAAAATGAGCGCTGCCGTTGGGAAAGACGAACGCCCAAGCGTAACAATGGTGGGCCGAATCGGATGGCAAAAGGATCCCAACCTATTCGCTGAGGTAGCCGAGCTAGTAGGCGGCAATATTGATTTCGTTTGGGTCGGTGACGGAGACCCCGAAATGAAAAAGCGGCTGCTTGAGGCTGGAGTCCGGGTCAGCGGGTGGGTAAGCCCCGAACAGGCTCGCCGCAAAGTGGCGGCATCCCATCTTTATGTCCACACAGGGGCCTGGGAAGCTGCGCCGATCTCAGCAATTGAGGCGGCCACCCTCGGCACTCCGGTCATCGCACGGGCCATCCCCACTATGAGCTCCCTGGGCTATTACACAGTTGCCGAGCCCGCTCACCGGATTGCCGAAAGCATCAGGACTTTCTTCTCGGATCCGGGCCACAAGCAGCTCGTAACTGAAATGACGGAGGCGGTCGCTCGGAAACATACCGTAGAGGATGCCCGCCGAATCCTCGTGAGTGCGTACGACTCCGCCATAGGAACGCACCAGCATCGCCGCAGCCAAGGGGCATGAAAGGCACCTTTATGAAAATTAGTGTTATTACTATCGCATGGAACGATGTCGAGGGCCTCAAGAAGACAATTGCCAGCGTGAAGAGCCAGTCATGGCCTGACATCGAACATATTGTCGTTGATGGTGGGTCAACGGATGGTACTGCTGAGTATCTGGCCAGCCAGGATGGGTCTCTTCAATGGGTAAGTGAAAAAGATGATGGCCGCTACGATGCCATGAATAAGGGCGCAGGGATGGCCACGGGTTCCGTACTATGGTTCCTCCATTCTTCAGATACATTCCATTCTTCGGAATCTGCATCATTTGTGGCATCCAAATATGCTGAGACGGACTTCGAATGGGGCTACGGACTCAGCAACATCGTTCGGGAAACCTCATCCATCGGCGTTGGAGGGCAAGTACCGTTTGAACACGCACGTTTTCTAATTGGCGGACGCATCATCCCTCATCAGGCCACAGTTTTTTCTCGCAAGCTGTTCTGGGAGGTCGGAGGCTACGATACTAAATTCGGACTGACCGCCGATCAGTTGTTCATGATGGAGTGCTCCATGCGCTCCCTGCCAGCGGTGTGGACCGAGGTATTATGTGACTTCGACGCACTAGGGGCTGGTTCCACCAGAAACGCTTGGGCTCACTATAAGGACATGATTCGTGCCAGAAGTGTCGCGAATGTCCGAGTCACCCGATCGGCCAAGATTGACAGCGCGTTATCCGTATTCTTTGCAGGTTTCACGATGCTTGAACGCCTACTGCGGAGACCCCTCCGGAGGGCTGAGCCGAGGCAATTGACGGGAGACGCATCTTGACCGCCGTAGATATAGTCACCGTAGTAATACCTGCCTACAACTCGCAGGATACGATTCGTCGAGCAATTGATAGCTGCCGCGCGATACAAGGATGCCGAATCTTGGTTGTCGACGACGGCTCCACGGATGCGACAGCATCTGTCGCCCGAGACGCTGGAGCTGAGGTGATCGCGCAAACCAACGCCGGCGCATCCCAAGCTCGCCGTACTGGAATTAGCCACAGCACTACAGAGTTCATTGCCCTGCTAGATGCAGACGATGAACTCATACCTGCGGGCGTGACCGAATCACTCCGAATGCTTCAGTCGGACGCTGAACTGTGCGTGGTAGGCGGACGGGTGATTGGAGTCGATCCCAGCGGTCGCGAACAATTGCTCAAGCGCCACTACCGGAACGTGTCAACGGAAGACTTGCTCGCTACGGGGTTCGGACCTTGGCCGCCAGCTGCAGCTGTGATGCGACGGTCAGCCTTCGACCGCTCAGCTAGCCTTTTTATTCCTTCCTTGGAGACACGCTATGCCGAGGACTACGAATTAATAATCCGTCTGTCCATGGTTGGGCAAGTTGGAATGCACAATGAGCCAGCGACGAGATACCGGCTTTATGCAGGCAAATCCAGTCACGCACCAACGGCAGCTATAACGGACAAAGAGGCGATCAGGACGCACTATGCCTTTGCTACTGGCGCAAAAGTGGAGCTGATGTCGCCTGCGGAAATCAAAGGCGCAGCGTACACTCGGGCCGCCAGATCTGCATGGGCAAACAACCGGAAGACGAGCGCGGCCCTGTGGACACTTCGATCAATTGCGGCTGCCCCAAGGCTGTTGCCGGGCAAGCTTTTGAAGCGGATTTGGCGTCCTGCCGCCATTAGGCAATAGGAACTACACATGACGGCTCTACTAGCACGGGCTAGGGAGATTGACCTCGGAGGAGTGGCACTTTACCGCCTCATTGCATTGGTCGCGGGTTTTGGGGCCAACGTCCTAGCCATAGCTGTTTTGTCGCGTCAGCATGGCTCTTCGGCATACGCGGCCTTTGCCATCGTTGCGTCGCTCGTCAACCTCCTCCCCTTTGCCGACCTTGGGCTCGGGGCGAGTATTGTCAATGCCACTTCCGACCGCTCTGCCGCTCGGCTAACACGCGGCCAATATAGAAGGACGGTGTCAAAGGCGCGAGATTTCATGATCATCTTCATGCTGTTGGTGATCGGCATAACCGCGCTGGCGTATTACGTCTTTTCGTTCGACGGTCTTCTTGGAAACCTGGCTGATACGCCGGGGATACCGGAGGCGACTGCCTACACGTTTGCTTGCATTGCGTTGGCCATCCCGCTCGGAATGGGTGGCCGCGTTCTCCAGGGACTCGGACGGATGATCGATGTAGTTCGCATCGGGATGGTTGGGCCAATAGTCCAGGTGTGCATTTACATCCCACTCATGGTCTTGGGGGCGCCATCGTATGCATATTTCTGGGGCCCAGGTACGGCCTACCTTGCAACTGCGGCATTAGGCTACATCGTTGCCCGCCGACGATATGGTCTGCGACTCAATCTTCCGTTTACTTCGTTGTTCTCGCCAGATGCCAGAGGGACTTCACTCTGGCTTACTGCGGCACCCTTCCTTATCATCTCCGTCGGAATGACGATTGGCTTTCAAAGCCACAGAGTACTCTTGTCCCATTTCGGAACGCCGCAGAACGTGGCTGAGTATTCCTTGGTGGCCCAGTTCCTGGGTCCGCTTCTTGCAATCACGGGTGTCGTCGGGCAGAACCTCTGGGCGCGATACCGAAAGGATCTTCACGCTAACAGTCTCTCAACATCTGCGTTCAAGCATCATTTGGTGATCTTCGCTTTCATAGGACTCGTCTTCGCAACGGCGCTGTTTTGCCTAGCTCCAATAGCCGCGACGATCCTCTCCGACGGCCAAGTTTCGCCTCCAACCCTCCTTGCCGTTGGCGCCGTAAGCTATCTGCTCATTCAGGCCATTCACCAGCCCAGTGCCATGTTGCTAAGCGACACGAGTGGATTGTGGTTCCAAGCAGCGTGTGTCATCCTCGTTGCCGCCAGCACCGTGACGCTAATTGTGTTCATGGTGCCGCATCTCGGCGCTGCCGCACCATATCTTGCGATGGCTGCATCCATGCTGGTACTCCAAGTTATCCCCAGTATCCGTGTGGCATACAAGCGTGTGGCACGGCAACAAAGAAATACGTAGAACTGCCTCGACAACTCACCGCTAATGAGTTGCCGCGGGGAGTACTGTGATTTCTGCATCATGGCGAATGGAAAGACTACTGCAGCTACGGAGAGCACACCTGTTTTCATCAGGTGTCCCTTTTCAATCGCGCCGCTGACAGGGTCATTAGGAACATCGGAATCCGCGC
The sequence above is a segment of the Arthrobacter sp. StoSoilB22 genome. Coding sequences within it:
- a CDS encoding polysaccharide biosynthesis tyrosine autokinase — encoded protein: MSLAGLAVGGGVSIAAKPTYTAETQLFVAIQSSGSVQELQQGNTFSQARVQSYVKTVATPVVLQPAIDALGLDITPKELSQRVKTSSDLNTVLINIEVSDSSPVQAAAIAQAISSSLVNAVDTLERPKAGGTSPISLSVISPAVAPTSPSGPNTKLNLAVGLLVGLASGLGIAALRSLLDTRIKSEVDLRAVSDEPLLGGIAFEADAEKKPLLTQAAFQSPRAESFRQLRTNLQFANVSGHAKSFVVTSSLPGEGKSTTAINLAISLAEAGQSVCLIDADLRRPMVAEYLGLERSAGLTTALVGSADVNDLLQPWGANDLYVLASGQIPPNPSELLGSDDMRVLIQRLESVFDTLIIDAPPLLPVTDAAVLSQHAGGVVVVVGAQKTRSQDLTKSLAALQLVEANILGVVLNRLPTKGPDAYAYSYANYESHRPADETTPMRGSKVFPAALVNNSVPRTPQTSTSSVGADQESKRSSVS
- a CDS encoding glycosyltransferase family 4 protein, translating into MPTAQKRQPKVARTLIVVPWLEGGGAQGALEGILGQLPVQDSTLLILFGGNRNHDPVKKLVHKTIELGLPRNPLGVLKAALQIRGYVRDSNRIYSLMRGSHLVLGLLPARAFAGRRLAASFHQLPSTDSVGIQGKVEDVLVKRGVRRAGLITAPSNRAVRELIGAGFGDSRTVKIEHNIIKSVANPPVPPRTGTLESVRLVFAGRISKQKGLDRLPELLKNVKVPVHIRCLGDGEEKRSVTDLHKNLNPIHTFEVLSHVDDVASHLDWSDAVIMPSRWELNPLVVWEARARGRATIGSRIEAFQDLEKNGPMWLFGDANEFEEIVSTLATRPDVRVMAFDEALESSQNLNTRSSIVDYLGS
- a CDS encoding polysaccharide pyruvyl transferase family protein; this translates as MDNADFRVIASEASAFEGDEYVQWRDRFLSKSTRIPRRAAMLATGFLGPCNEIKELAEQADLIVAVGGGYLRGGSIGPAIKSWGAHYGQLKLAARYGHKAIYLSQSIGPFKGVYKRAVARQLAKIRTVCVRDDRSLSEFASVASVLRMPDLAVLELARQPRPSGVSTPLSDDPVIVARELSRPRRYYELLDEASKSKQFEWALQSTGGGNDDLPLTQRLGTRTPRPMAEVLADESPRIVVSTRLHGALSSLIAGFPAIHLSYERKGWGAYEDIGLDDFVLNARDATLAQVDALMQRILGNPDAFWSLIETKKAEIRSTENYLLDVISSVVNGSQQSATRSWEAS
- a CDS encoding glycosyltransferase, whose translation is MGGGVQNAISKYTHLLASDQHIVFGRPRPGESAGEFAANTRVIEYSGSLINYLLKVRTLVKSERPDVVHIHSSFAGLARLLAPTTSPLVYSPHCYAFERRDKSRVWQKALRLAEQILAVRPQTLVAVSPHEARLGSLLNSRMPVHFVPNAVPKMSAAVGKDERPSVTMVGRIGWQKDPNLFAEVAELVGGNIDFVWVGDGDPEMKKRLLEAGVRVSGWVSPEQARRKVAASHLYVHTGAWEAAPISAIEAATLGTPVIARAIPTMSSLGYYTVAEPAHRIAESIRTFFSDPGHKQLVTEMTEAVARKHTVEDARRILVSAYDSAIGTHQHRRSQGA
- a CDS encoding glycosyltransferase family 2 protein, which encodes MKGTFMKISVITIAWNDVEGLKKTIASVKSQSWPDIEHIVVDGGSTDGTAEYLASQDGSLQWVSEKDDGRYDAMNKGAGMATGSVLWFLHSSDTFHSSESASFVASKYAETDFEWGYGLSNIVRETSSIGVGGQVPFEHARFLIGGRIIPHQATVFSRKLFWEVGGYDTKFGLTADQLFMMECSMRSLPAVWTEVLCDFDALGAGSTRNAWAHYKDMIRARSVANVRVTRSAKIDSALSVFFAGFTMLERLLRRPLRRAEPRQLTGDAS
- a CDS encoding glycosyltransferase family 2 protein, with translation MTAVDIVTVVIPAYNSQDTIRRAIDSCRAIQGCRILVVDDGSTDATASVARDAGAEVIAQTNAGASQARRTGISHSTTEFIALLDADDELIPAGVTESLRMLQSDAELCVVGGRVIGVDPSGREQLLKRHYRNVSTEDLLATGFGPWPPAAAVMRRSAFDRSASLFIPSLETRYAEDYELIIRLSMVGQVGMHNEPATRYRLYAGKSSHAPTAAITDKEAIRTHYAFATGAKVELMSPAEIKGAAYTRAARSAWANNRKTSAALWTLRSIAAAPRLLPGKLLKRIWRPAAIRQ